In a single window of the Planctomycetia bacterium genome:
- a CDS encoding exo-alpha-sialidase codes for MSSNRLFLPLLAVLSIFSTRSMADFPTIFPDPIALNSNAVGDSGSDHIPHIATDGQGHWVAIWESNDTLGGTIGMDSDILFARSENNGASWTTPEPLNINAASDSLGEDTQAAIFTDSLGTWIVVWRSTTNLGGAIGTDADILYARSTNNGATWSLPAPLNTNAAIDAVSDSSPQISTDSQGHWVAVWRSQINMTGPGSDTDIFVATSNNAGVTWTPPVPLNTNATTDTGSDEDPVIGNDGQGNWLVVWRSNENLGGVIGADNDFFFARSTDNGASWTPPAVLNTNAATDTDGGGDLTIAADGQGVWLVAWTSSENLGGVTGTEGDIQFTRSTDNGATWTDPMPLNNNAAGDLGADEIPHLSTDKMGSWIAVWDGDNAAGGTVGAEYDIFIAHSADNGATWTNPVPLNANANTDTGDDYFAWTAADGRGNWVIAWESNENVGGAIGTDFDMLTTRFAFPDCNANGIGDGQDIADAASADCNTNGIPDECETDSDGDGVIDACAAVIAPPLLPNAACGACAPGVLPAVGLALAIGLISRARRR; via the coding sequence ATGTCCTCTAATCGACTCTTCCTACCGTTACTGGCCGTCCTGTCGATCTTCTCCACCCGGTCGATGGCCGACTTTCCGACGATCTTTCCCGACCCCATCGCCCTCAACTCAAACGCCGTCGGCGACTCAGGCAGCGACCACATTCCTCACATCGCCACCGACGGACAGGGCCACTGGGTCGCCATCTGGGAGTCCAACGACACCCTCGGCGGAACCATCGGCATGGACTCCGACATCCTCTTCGCCCGAAGTGAGAACAACGGCGCATCGTGGACCACACCCGAGCCCCTCAACATCAATGCCGCAAGCGATTCCCTCGGTGAAGACACACAGGCGGCGATTTTCACGGATTCGCTCGGCACCTGGATCGTCGTCTGGAGATCAACCACCAATCTCGGAGGCGCCATCGGTACCGACGCCGACATTCTCTACGCTCGCAGCACAAACAATGGCGCGACGTGGTCATTGCCCGCTCCGCTCAACACAAATGCGGCAATCGACGCCGTATCTGACTCCAGTCCCCAGATTTCCACCGATTCCCAGGGACACTGGGTCGCCGTCTGGCGGTCGCAAATCAACATGACCGGACCGGGCTCCGATACCGACATATTCGTCGCCACAAGCAATAACGCCGGCGTAACGTGGACACCTCCGGTACCCCTCAACACCAACGCGACGACCGACACCGGGAGTGACGAAGATCCTGTGATTGGCAACGACGGCCAGGGAAACTGGCTGGTTGTCTGGCGATCCAATGAGAATCTGGGCGGCGTCATCGGCGCCGACAATGACTTCTTCTTTGCCCGCAGCACCGACAACGGCGCTTCGTGGACGCCGCCCGCGGTCCTCAACACCAACGCCGCAACCGACACAGACGGAGGCGGTGATCTCACCATCGCGGCCGATGGCCAGGGCGTCTGGCTGGTTGCCTGGACCTCTAGCGAGAACCTCGGCGGCGTCACCGGTACCGAAGGCGACATTCAGTTCACGCGAAGCACGGACAACGGCGCCACCTGGACCGATCCGATGCCGCTCAACAACAACGCCGCCGGCGATCTCGGCGCTGACGAGATCCCCCACCTGTCCACGGACAAAATGGGGAGCTGGATCGCCGTTTGGGATGGCGACAACGCCGCGGGCGGAACGGTCGGCGCCGAGTACGACATCTTCATTGCCCACAGCGCCGACAACGGGGCGACCTGGACCAATCCCGTCCCGCTCAACGCCAACGCCAATACCGATACCGGAGACGACTATTTCGCATGGACGGCTGCCGACGGTCGGGGAAACTGGGTCATCGCCTGGGAATCAAACGAAAACGTGGGCGGCGCCATCGGCACCGACTTTGATATGCTCACGACGCGCTTCGCCTTTCCCGACTGCAACGCCAACGGCATCGGCGACGGCCAGGACATCGCCGACGCCGCCAGCGCCGACTGCAACACCAATGGCATCCCCGACGAATGCGAGACCGACTCCGACGGCGACGGCGTCATCG
- a CDS encoding glycine--tRNA ligase: MEKIVALCKRRGFIFQSSEIYGGINGFWDYGPLGVELKRNIKEAWWQDMVRNPPIGPDGREVSMVGVDCSIIMNPKVWVASGHATGFADPMIDCTESKKRYRADQVAVLDARKQGGKISFAFQVGDEEGESHARRKLLKHLAKSLGMSEKIISQEAWMVNPISGYDINELRDVVGPDTEKAGTLTEPRQFNLMFETFAGAIQDEANKVWLRPETAQGIFANFKNVCDSTRVKVPFGIAQVGKAFRNEINPRNYTFRSREFEQMEIEFFCHDADAMKWWEWWRDVRINWYKSLGLAGENLKPRNQDAKELAHYSKACTDIEYFFPFADEPQELEGVAHRGCFDLTAHQTASGKDLSYFDDEKKERFLPTVIEPSAGADRSTLAFICEAYTVDESRPSPELMKFHPRLAPIKAAVFPLVNKDGLPEIADPIFRDLKKLGPVTYDPKQSIGKRYARMDEAGTPYCFTIDGQTKEDGTVTVRDRDTGSQERIDKSRVVEYLRERL; the protein is encoded by the coding sequence ATGGAAAAAATCGTCGCCCTCTGCAAGAGGCGCGGCTTCATCTTCCAATCATCCGAAATCTACGGCGGCATCAACGGCTTCTGGGACTACGGCCCCCTCGGCGTCGAGCTCAAGCGAAACATCAAGGAAGCCTGGTGGCAGGACATGGTCCGCAACCCCCCCATCGGCCCCGACGGACGCGAAGTCTCCATGGTCGGCGTCGACTGCTCCATCATCATGAACCCCAAAGTCTGGGTCGCCTCCGGCCACGCCACCGGCTTCGCCGATCCGATGATCGATTGCACAGAATCAAAGAAAAGATATCGTGCAGACCAAGTTGCTGTCCTTGATGCGAGGAAGCAAGGAGGAAAGATTTCGTTTGCATTTCAAGTGGGCGACGAGGAAGGCGAATCACACGCTCGGAGGAAACTACTTAAACACCTAGCAAAATCGCTGGGAATGTCTGAAAAGATCATTAGCCAAGAAGCTTGGATGGTAAATCCGATCTCAGGTTACGATATCAATGAACTTCGCGATGTCGTCGGACCTGATACAGAAAAGGCGGGAACACTCACCGAACCCCGCCAGTTCAACCTCATGTTCGAAACCTTCGCCGGCGCCATCCAGGACGAAGCCAACAAAGTCTGGCTCCGCCCCGAAACCGCACAGGGCATCTTCGCCAACTTCAAAAACGTCTGCGACTCCACGCGCGTCAAAGTCCCCTTCGGCATCGCCCAGGTCGGCAAGGCCTTCCGCAACGAGATCAACCCCCGCAACTACACCTTCCGCTCCCGCGAGTTCGAGCAGATGGAGATCGAGTTCTTCTGCCACGACGCCGACGCCATGAAGTGGTGGGAGTGGTGGCGCGACGTCCGCATCAACTGGTACAAGTCACTCGGCCTCGCCGGCGAAAACCTCAAGCCCCGCAATCAGGATGCCAAAGAGCTGGCACACTACTCCAAGGCCTGCACCGACATCGAGTATTTCTTCCCCTTCGCCGACGAGCCCCAGGAATTGGAAGGCGTCGCCCACCGCGGTTGCTTCGACCTCACCGCCCACCAGACGGCCAGCGGCAAGGACTTGTCCTACTTCGACGACGAAAAGAAGGAGCGCTTCCTCCCCACCGTCATCGAGCCCTCCGCCGGCGCCGACCGCAGCACCCTCGCCTTCATCTGCGAGGCCTACACCGTCGACGAATCGCGCCCCTCGCCCGAGCTCATGAAGTTCCACCCCCGCCTCGCCCCCATCAAGGCCGCCGTCTTCCCCCTCGTCAACAAGGACGGCCTCCCCGAAATCGCCGACCCCATCTTCCGCGACCTCAAAAAACTCGGCCCCGTCACCTACGACCCCAAGCAGTCCATCGGCAAACGCTACGCCCGAATGGACGAAGCCGGCACCCCCTACTGCTTCACCATCGACGGCCAAACCAAAGAAGACGGCACCGTAACAGTCCGCGACCGCGACACCGGCTCGCAGGAGCGCATCGACAAGTCCCGAGTCGTCGAATACCTCCGCGAAAGGCTCTAG